A genomic region of Sideroxydans sp. CL21 contains the following coding sequences:
- the rfaE1 gene encoding D-glycero-beta-D-manno-heptose-7-phosphate kinase — MKLPSFDKARILVVGDVMLDRYWFGDVTRISPEAPVPVLKVSRVEERPGGAANVARNIASLGAHCTLLSVVGADEAGDCLQRLLTEQGGVEAMLHRDASISTIVKLRAIARQQQLLRIDFETPPSHEVLNAKLADFHTKLPLADVVILSDYGKGGLAHIAEMIKSARAAGKPVLVDPKGDDYARYQGATLLTPNRSEFREVAGNWKSDAELSAKAQKLRTDLKLEALLVTRSEEGMSLFREQDVLHEPTHAREVFDVSGAGDTVIATLAVMLASGADMPDAVRIANRAAGVVVGKLGTAVVSREEILQDMKN, encoded by the coding sequence ATGAAGCTGCCATCGTTCGATAAGGCGCGGATATTGGTGGTCGGCGATGTGATGCTGGACCGTTACTGGTTCGGCGACGTGACACGCATCTCGCCGGAAGCGCCGGTACCTGTATTGAAAGTGAGTCGTGTGGAAGAACGTCCCGGCGGCGCAGCCAATGTGGCCCGCAATATCGCATCGCTGGGGGCGCATTGCACTTTGCTGTCGGTGGTTGGCGCGGATGAGGCGGGGGATTGCCTGCAGCGATTGCTGACCGAGCAGGGCGGAGTCGAAGCAATGCTGCATCGGGATGCCAGCATCTCGACTATTGTCAAACTGCGTGCCATTGCGCGGCAGCAACAATTGCTGCGCATCGATTTCGAAACGCCGCCCAGCCACGAGGTGTTGAATGCCAAGCTGGCAGATTTCCACACCAAGCTGCCGCTGGCCGATGTGGTGATCCTCTCGGACTACGGCAAGGGCGGACTGGCGCATATCGCCGAAATGATCAAGTCGGCACGTGCGGCTGGCAAGCCGGTGCTGGTCGACCCCAAGGGCGATGACTATGCGCGCTATCAAGGCGCAACGTTGCTGACACCGAATCGCAGCGAGTTCCGGGAAGTGGCGGGAAACTGGAAGAGCGATGCAGAACTGAGCGCTAAAGCGCAAAAGCTGCGGACCGATTTGAAATTGGAAGCATTGCTGGTCACGCGCAGCGAAGAAGGCATGTCGCTGTTCCGCGAGCAGGATGTGTTGCACGAACCGACCCATGCGCGCGAAGTGTTTGATGTCAGCGGTGCGGGCGATACCGTCATCGCCACGCTGGCGGTGATGCTGGCGAGCGGCGCCGACATGCCGGATGCCGTGCGCATCGCGAACCGTGCGGCGGGCGTTGTGGTGGGCAAGCTGGGCACGGCCGTTGTGTCGCGCGAAGAGATACTTCAGGATATGAAGAACTAG